A single genomic interval of Porphyromonas sp. oral taxon 275 harbors:
- a CDS encoding porin, whose amino-acid sequence MKLSDSRGLSLLLVGLLTLLPLLRLSAQTGQTTQADKDKSFSLNVDGRLTFDAATYFVPGSSDLRYSGAPFRMSPASQVSQARIAAVLGLDRWSGRFDLDFVRARVTLCDLFVRYSYAPQANITVGYIFDPISIGINTATRHRSVNLAPAVAPLAQSSRHWSIHWRQWGRNYWLSAALAAGGIESINASPNHYSEGYGISARAVWLPSPEPDRLIHLGIAGTVRAGDRSQNPLGSFTLRAAPSSDVDGRSFILRTLTGVQRYEILGLEAALRTPKVYLLGEGLYTRVGYDPTVTDPEKLQSGLFVSPHSYSNHYGGYIEGSYMLRGTQRKYLKAASVFNNVADEVSPGGNLELMARLSYINARTGGASTDALVALNWFPSPSVLLGLSYS is encoded by the coding sequence ATGAAGCTATCAGACTCTAGAGGACTAAGCCTACTCCTGGTGGGCCTCCTCACACTCCTTCCCCTGCTGCGACTCAGCGCCCAGACAGGACAGACCACGCAGGCTGATAAGGACAAGTCCTTCAGCCTGAATGTCGATGGGCGCCTTACCTTCGACGCGGCTACCTACTTCGTCCCCGGGAGTAGCGACCTGCGCTACTCAGGAGCTCCCTTCCGTATGTCGCCCGCGAGCCAGGTCAGCCAAGCGCGCATCGCAGCAGTTCTAGGGCTCGACCGCTGGTCAGGACGCTTCGACCTCGACTTTGTTCGGGCTCGTGTCACGCTCTGTGATCTCTTCGTCCGCTACAGCTATGCGCCCCAGGCCAACATCACTGTAGGCTACATCTTCGACCCCATCAGCATAGGGATCAATACGGCTACCCGTCATCGATCGGTGAACCTCGCTCCCGCCGTCGCCCCCCTAGCGCAGAGCTCACGCCACTGGTCCATCCACTGGCGTCAATGGGGGCGCAACTACTGGCTCTCTGCAGCCCTCGCCGCTGGCGGCATCGAGAGCATCAATGCCAGCCCCAACCACTACAGCGAGGGCTACGGCATCTCAGCACGCGCCGTCTGGCTCCCTAGTCCCGAGCCCGACCGCCTCATCCATCTAGGTATCGCTGGGACCGTGCGCGCTGGTGACCGCAGCCAGAATCCTCTCGGGAGCTTCACCCTACGCGCAGCCCCGAGCTCTGATGTCGACGGCCGCAGCTTCATCCTCAGGACGCTGACGGGAGTGCAGCGCTACGAGATCCTCGGGCTGGAGGCAGCTCTGCGTACCCCCAAGGTCTACCTCCTTGGCGAAGGGCTCTACACCCGCGTAGGCTACGACCCGACGGTCACCGACCCCGAGAAGCTCCAGAGCGGCCTCTTCGTAAGTCCCCACAGCTACAGCAATCACTACGGGGGCTATATCGAGGGTAGCTACATGCTCCGCGGCACGCAGCGCAAGTACCTCAAGGCAGCCTCAGTCTTCAACAACGTCGCCGACGAAGTCAGCCCTGGGGGCAACCTCGAGCTGATGGCACGCCTCAGCTACATCAATGCCCGCACTGGTGGGGCGAGTACAGATGCTCTCGTCGCGCTCAACTGGTTCCCCTCGCCCAGCGTCCTCCTCGGGCTCAGCTACAGCTAG